One window from the genome of Deinococcus sp. NW-56 encodes:
- a CDS encoding carbohydrate ABC transporter permease: protein MTTPLPSRPTAAPARTGRGLQASRTRVALLLLVPMLLVLAAVAGYPLLRTIYLSFTEYNILTDPAPKWIGLGNYWFTTEDGVGLGVLQIPEWWQSVWNTVKFTVGSVLLETVLGLAFALIINSKIRGRGLLRTAILVPWAIPTVVSAQMWNWMYNDSFGIISDWGQRLGFLQAGQSFLSNPDTALAALIAVDVWKTTPFMALLLLAGLQTIPSDMYEAADVDGANKWTQFWRLTLPLLTPALLVALIFRTLDALRVFDMPYIVKGNAPETITMSIYARQELILNSQFGFGSAISVLIFLIIMVFTAIYVTSLRVKFD, encoded by the coding sequence ATGACCACTCCCCTTCCCTCCCGCCCCACGGCGGCCCCCGCACGCACGGGCCGGGGTCTGCAAGCCAGCCGCACCCGCGTGGCGCTGCTGCTGCTGGTGCCCATGCTGCTGGTGCTGGCCGCCGTCGCCGGGTATCCCCTGCTGCGGACGATCTACCTGTCGTTTACCGAGTACAACATCCTGACCGACCCGGCCCCGAAGTGGATCGGGCTGGGCAACTACTGGTTTACCACCGAAGACGGGGTGGGCCTGGGGGTGCTGCAAATCCCCGAGTGGTGGCAGTCGGTGTGGAACACGGTCAAGTTCACCGTGGGCAGCGTGCTGCTGGAAACCGTGCTGGGGCTGGCCTTCGCGCTGATCATCAACTCCAAGATCCGGGGCCGGGGTCTGCTGCGCACCGCGATCCTGGTGCCCTGGGCGATTCCCACCGTGGTGAGCGCCCAGATGTGGAACTGGATGTACAACGACTCGTTCGGGATCATCTCGGACTGGGGCCAGCGCCTGGGCTTCCTGCAAGCCGGACAGTCCTTCCTGAGCAACCCCGACACGGCGCTCGCGGCCTTGATCGCGGTGGACGTGTGGAAGACCACGCCCTTTATGGCGCTGCTGCTGCTGGCGGGCCTCCAGACCATTCCCAGCGACATGTACGAGGCCGCCGACGTGGATGGGGCCAACAAGTGGACGCAGTTCTGGCGGCTGACGCTGCCGCTGCTGACGCCCGCCCTGCTGGTCGCGCTGATCTTCCGCACGCTGGACGCGCTGCGGGTGTTCGACATGCCCTACATCGTGAAGGGGAATGCCCCGGAGACGATCACCATGAGCATTTATGCCCGGCAGGAGCTGATCCTGAACTCGCAGTTCGGGTTCGGGAGCGCGATCAGCGTGCTGATCTTCCTGATCATCATGGTGTTCACGGCGATCTACGTGACCAGCCTGCGGGTCAAGTTCGACTGA
- a CDS encoding carbohydrate ABC transporter permease, with protein MNSKNPLVRTVTLILFWLVVAVVLFYVLFPFYWAIKTSLTSSARLSAEALQWFPSVPSFQNFVDVFTGAPFGRNLLNSVVVATGTVLLSLLLSVLAAYALGKFRFQGKTILMYLILAVSVFPQIAVLSGLYTMIQTFGLYNSWGGLILSYMIFTLPFTVWTLTAFVREIPTELEEAAYVDGASPLQTLFRVLLPVMTPALVTTGLLAFINAWNEFLFALTFTTDATAATVPPAIANFTGASQYESPFGLTMAASVIVTIPLIILVLVFQRNIVSGLTAGAVKG; from the coding sequence ATGAATTCCAAGAATCCGCTGGTCCGCACCGTCACCCTGATTCTCTTCTGGCTGGTCGTGGCGGTCGTGCTGTTCTACGTCCTCTTTCCCTTCTACTGGGCCATCAAGACCAGCCTGACGAGTTCGGCGCGGCTCTCGGCCGAGGCGCTGCAATGGTTTCCCAGCGTGCCGAGCTTCCAGAACTTCGTGGACGTGTTCACCGGGGCGCCCTTCGGCCGCAACCTGCTCAACAGCGTGGTCGTGGCGACGGGCACGGTGCTGCTGAGCCTGCTGCTCTCGGTGCTGGCGGCCTACGCGCTGGGCAAGTTCCGCTTTCAGGGCAAGACGATCCTGATGTACCTGATCCTGGCGGTGAGCGTCTTTCCGCAGATCGCGGTGCTGTCGGGGCTGTACACCATGATCCAGACCTTCGGCCTCTACAACTCGTGGGGCGGGCTGATTCTGTCGTACATGATCTTCACGCTGCCCTTCACGGTCTGGACCCTGACTGCCTTCGTGCGCGAGATTCCCACCGAGTTGGAGGAAGCGGCCTACGTGGACGGTGCCTCGCCGTTGCAAACCCTCTTCCGGGTGCTGCTCCCGGTGATGACCCCGGCGCTGGTCACGACGGGCCTGCTCGCCTTTATCAACGCCTGGAACGAGTTCCTGTTCGCGCTGACCTTCACCACCGACGCCACGGCGGCCACCGTGCCGCCCGCCATCGCCAACTTCACCGGGGCCTCCCAGTACGAGAGCCCCTTCGGGCTGACGATGGCCGCCAGCGTGATCGTGACGATTCCGCTGATCATTCTGGTGCTGGTGTTCCAGCGCAACATCGTCTCCGGCCTGACGGCGGGGGCGGTCAAGGGCTGA
- a CDS encoding DUF3084 domain-containing protein, whose product MLWLFLPFVVLLSGVVAYSADTIARKVGRKHLRLFGLRPKSTALLVAVLAGMGISAASLGAFLLLNRSAVNTIAQADQLRPQINALREEVAGVQAELQAAQRERDEARRAAQALQQERAQAQASLAEAQAALRTAQQARDTAQADRARAQEQARALQTRVTELTALGRTLEARAEESRAALEASETQLADSRERARALNTQVEALGNEVAALDRRAAQAEAAAGEAQARADAAQRRAEAAQSRVTALNRQVEALETAREQVQAQRDAATRERDAARQARATAEAGRAQAEAARAQAQQARDRLAAERRTLIAARDRLEGERDAAARARDAAVQARASAVAARDAATRQRDMVAAERDRLARERDAAARERDTLAAERARLVADRDAAARELASLRTQQAELRAANETLGRDLASARSSLDRLQDEFSSTRDELSASRSADLAYPKNDLVYAGVVPGVRNLDAFLQSAAAAAAGRGAKGTPPARLNAAARERLEISLRGLNASAFVQCRAANNTAVGFPVDLTCAARPNTVLYRGGQTIRRATVTLGDPRTVQNQIQDLVQDTVIHLTTRGVPAEYITNGGLGVNEFVDLLTRLGSRSGSSASVAIAAREDVRPGGRVDLYPVLP is encoded by the coding sequence GTGCTGTGGCTCTTTCTACCCTTCGTGGTGCTGCTCTCGGGCGTGGTCGCCTATTCGGCCGACACCATCGCCCGCAAGGTGGGGCGCAAGCACCTGCGCCTCTTCGGACTGCGGCCCAAGAGCACGGCGCTGCTGGTGGCGGTGCTCGCGGGCATGGGGATCAGTGCGGCAAGCCTGGGGGCTTTCCTGCTACTCAACCGCTCCGCCGTGAACACGATCGCCCAGGCCGATCAGCTCCGCCCCCAGATCAACGCGCTGCGGGAAGAGGTTGCGGGCGTGCAGGCCGAGTTGCAGGCCGCCCAGCGCGAGCGGGACGAGGCGCGGCGGGCGGCCCAGGCCCTCCAGCAGGAGCGGGCGCAGGCGCAGGCGAGTCTGGCAGAAGCCCAGGCGGCGCTGAGAACGGCCCAGCAGGCCCGTGACACCGCCCAGGCCGACCGCGCCCGTGCACAGGAACAGGCGCGCGCCCTGCAAACGCGGGTCACCGAACTCACTGCCCTGGGCCGCACCCTGGAGGCCCGCGCCGAGGAGAGCCGCGCCGCGCTGGAAGCGTCCGAGACCCAACTTGCCGACAGCCGCGAGCGTGCCCGTGCTCTCAACACGCAGGTGGAGGCGCTGGGCAACGAGGTTGCCGCCCTCGACCGCCGCGCCGCCCAGGCCGAGGCCGCCGCCGGGGAAGCCCAGGCCCGCGCCGACGCCGCCCAGAGGCGGGCCGAGGCGGCACAGTCGCGCGTGACGGCCCTGAACCGTCAGGTCGAGGCCCTGGAAACTGCCCGTGAGCAGGTGCAGGCCCAGCGCGACGCGGCCACCCGCGAGCGCGACGCCGCCCGTCAGGCCCGTGCCACGGCGGAAGCAGGCCGTGCCCAGGCGGAGGCCGCCCGCGCCCAGGCCCAGCAAGCCCGTGACCGCCTCGCCGCCGAGCGCCGCACCCTGATCGCTGCCCGCGACCGCCTGGAGGGTGAGCGCGACGCCGCTGCCCGCGCACGGGACGCCGCCGTGCAGGCCCGCGCCTCCGCCGTCGCTGCCCGCGACGCCGCCACCCGCCAGCGCGACATGGTCGCCGCCGAGCGCGACCGCCTCGCCCGTGAGCGTGATGCCGCTGCCCGCGAGCGCGACACGCTGGCCGCCGAGCGTGCCCGGCTGGTGGCCGACCGCGACGCGGCGGCCCGTGAACTCGCCAGCTTGCGAACCCAGCAGGCCGAGCTGCGGGCTGCCAACGAGACGCTCGGCCGCGACCTCGCCAGCGCCCGCAGCAGCCTCGACCGCCTTCAGGACGAGTTTTCCAGCACCCGCGACGAACTCAGCGCCAGCCGCAGCGCCGACCTCGCCTACCCCAAAAACGACCTCGTGTACGCGGGAGTCGTGCCGGGGGTGCGCAACCTCGACGCCTTCCTGCAAAGCGCGGCAGCGGCAGCGGCGGGCCGGGGGGCCAAAGGGACGCCGCCCGCCCGCCTGAACGCGGCGGCCCGCGAGCGCCTGGAAATCAGCCTGCGTGGGCTGAACGCCAGCGCCTTCGTGCAGTGCCGCGCGGCGAACAACACGGCGGTGGGCTTCCCGGTCGATCTCACCTGCGCCGCCCGTCCCAACACCGTCCTGTACAGGGGCGGGCAGACCATCCGCCGGGCGACCGTCACGCTGGGGGACCCCCGCACCGTCCAGAACCAGATTCAGGACCTCGTACAGGACACGGTTATCCACCTCACCACCCGTGGCGTGCCCGCCGAGTACATCACCAACGGCGGTCTGGGCGTCAACGAGTTCGTGGACCTATTGACCCGCCTGGGCAGCCGCTCCGGGTCCAGCGCCAGCGTCGCCATCGCCGCCCGCGAGGACGTGCGGCCGGGCGGGCGGGTGGACCTGTATCCGGTGCTGCCGTAG
- the lptB gene encoding LPS export ABC transporter ATP-binding protein, with the protein MTAPAPLSVPHGVQIDFQRPELRAEGLRKSYGRRAVVRGADFIVRPGEIVALFGPNGAGKTTTFYMLVGFIRPGGGRILLGDRDVTRLPMHERARLGLGYLPQEPSAFRKLTARDNLLAILEYQGLPRAEQEARADALLAEFGLTALAGNYAYQLSGGERRRLELARALTTDPDYLLLDEPFTGVDPKSIREIQRLIRELRDRRGIGVFITDHNVRETIALTDRVYLMFDGEVKFEGTPQEFGADEDARRHYLGDDFEL; encoded by the coding sequence GTGACCGCGCCTGCCCCCCTTTCCGTCCCGCACGGCGTCCAGATCGACTTTCAGCGCCCCGAGCTGAGGGCCGAGGGCCTGCGCAAGAGCTACGGGCGGCGGGCGGTGGTGCGCGGGGCCGACTTCATCGTGCGGCCTGGCGAGATCGTGGCTCTCTTCGGGCCGAACGGGGCGGGCAAGACGACCACCTTCTACATGCTGGTGGGCTTTATCCGGCCGGGCGGGGGGCGCATCCTGTTGGGAGACCGTGACGTGACCCGGCTGCCCATGCACGAGCGGGCGCGGCTGGGACTGGGCTACCTGCCGCAGGAACCCAGCGCCTTTCGCAAGCTGACCGCACGGGACAACCTGCTCGCCATCCTCGAATACCAGGGCCTTCCCCGCGCCGAGCAGGAGGCCCGCGCCGACGCGCTGCTGGCCGAGTTCGGGTTGACGGCACTTGCCGGAAACTACGCTTACCAGCTTTCCGGCGGCGAGCGTCGGCGGCTGGAACTCGCCCGCGCCCTGACCACCGACCCCGACTACCTGCTTCTCGACGAGCCGTTTACCGGGGTGGACCCCAAGAGCATCCGCGAGATTCAACGCCTGATCCGCGAACTGCGCGACCGCCGGGGCATCGGGGTCTTTATCACCGACCACAACGTGCGCGAGACGATCGCGCTGACCGACCGCGTCTACCTGATGTTCGACGGGGAAGTGAAGTTCGAGGGCACCCCGCAGGAATTTGGGGCCGACGAGGACGCCCGCCGCCACTACCTCGGCGACGACTTCGAGCTGTAG